In Rattus norvegicus strain BN/NHsdMcwi chromosome 1, GRCr8, whole genome shotgun sequence, a genomic segment contains:
- the Plekhb1 gene encoding pleckstrin homology domain-containing family B member 1 isoform X2, with amino-acid sequence MALVRGGWLWRQSSILRRWKRNWFALWLDGTLGYYHDETAQDEEDRVVIHFNVRDIKVGQECQDVQPPEGRSRDGLLTVNLREGSRLHLCAETRDDAIAWKTALMEANSTPVRVYSPYQDYYEVVPPNAHEATYVRSYYGPPYGPGVTHVIVREDPCYSSGAPLAMGMLAGAATGAALGSLMWSPCWF; translated from the exons ATGGCCCTGGTGAGGGGCGGCTGGCTATGGAGACAGA GCTCCATCCTCCGCCGCTGGAAGCGGAATTGGTTTGCTCTGTGGTTGGATGGCACGCTGGGTTACTACCACGATGAGACGGCACAGGACGAGGAGGACCGTGTAGTTATCCACTTCAATGTCCGAGACATAAAGGTCGGCCAGGAGTGTCAGG ATGTGCAGCCCCCAGAGGGCAGGAGCCGAGATGGCCTGCTGACAGTGAACCTACGGGAGGGTTCCCGCCTGCACCTGTGCGCAGAGACCCGGGATGATGCCAT AGCATGGAAGACAGCCCTGATGGAGGCAAACTCCACCCCG GTACGCGTCTACAGTCCATATCAAGACTACTATGAGGTGGTACCCCCCAACGCACACGAGGCCACGTATGTCCGCAGCTACTATGGGCCACCTTATG GTCCTGGTGTGACACATGTGATCGTGCGAGAGGATCCCTGCTACAGCTCTGGCGCCCCTTTGGCCATGGGCATGCTTGCTGGGGCTGCCACGGGTGCTGCCCTTGGCTCACTTATGTGGTCGCCTTGCTGGTTCTGA
- the Plekhb1 gene encoding pleckstrin homology domain-containing family B member 1, whose translation MALVRGGWLWRQSSILRRWKRNWFALWLDGTLGYYHDETAQDEEDRVVIHFNVRDIKVGQECQDVQPPEGRSRDGLLTVNLREGSRLHLCAETRDDAIAWKTALMEANSTPAPAGATVPPRSRRVCPKVRCTSLSWKPCKVERRIWVRVYSPYQDYYEVVPPNAHEATYVRSYYGPPYGPGVTHVIVREDPCYSSGAPLAMGMLAGAATGAALGSLMWSPCWF comes from the exons ATGGCCCTGGTGAGGGGCGGCTGGCTATGGAGACAGA GCTCCATCCTCCGCCGCTGGAAGCGGAATTGGTTTGCTCTGTGGTTGGATGGCACGCTGGGTTACTACCACGATGAGACGGCACAGGACGAGGAGGACCGTGTAGTTATCCACTTCAATGTCCGAGACATAAAGGTCGGCCAGGAGTGTCAGG ATGTGCAGCCCCCAGAGGGCAGGAGCCGAGATGGCCTGCTGACAGTGAACCTACGGGAGGGTTCCCGCCTGCACCTGTGCGCAGAGACCCGGGATGATGCCAT AGCATGGAAGACAGCCCTGATGGAGGCAAACTCCACCCCG GCCCCAGCTGGAGCCACCGTCCCACCCAGGAGCCGTCGGGTTTGCCCTAAGGTCAGGTGTACGAGCCTCTCATGGAAGCCCTGTAAGGTTGAGAGGCGGATCTGG GTACGCGTCTACAGTCCATATCAAGACTACTATGAGGTGGTACCCCCCAACGCACACGAGGCCACGTATGTCCGCAGCTACTATGGGCCACCTTATG GTCCTGGTGTGACACATGTGATCGTGCGAGAGGATCCCTGCTACAGCTCTGGCGCCCCTTTGGCCATGGGCATGCTTGCTGGGGCTGCCACGGGTGCTGCCCTTGGCTCACTTATGTGGTCGCCTTGCTGGTTCTGA
- the Plekhb1 gene encoding pleckstrin homology domain-containing family B member 1 isoform X1, translating into MALVRGGWLWRQSSILRRWKRNWFALWLDGTLGYYHDETAQDEEDRVVIHFNVRDIKVGQECQDVQPPEGRSRDGLLTVNLREGSRLHLCAETRDDAIAWKTALMEANSTPAPAGATVPPRSRRVCPKVRCTSLSWKPCKVERRIWVSVSSALPASFLAIRMSLQSLLSHSFCVRGLQWLSFPHWTTAHEIWLDLLVTSPLCSMFPLLLLLWFSLHPADSHAVSPFTWPADPHP; encoded by the exons ATGGCCCTGGTGAGGGGCGGCTGGCTATGGAGACAGA GCTCCATCCTCCGCCGCTGGAAGCGGAATTGGTTTGCTCTGTGGTTGGATGGCACGCTGGGTTACTACCACGATGAGACGGCACAGGACGAGGAGGACCGTGTAGTTATCCACTTCAATGTCCGAGACATAAAGGTCGGCCAGGAGTGTCAGG ATGTGCAGCCCCCAGAGGGCAGGAGCCGAGATGGCCTGCTGACAGTGAACCTACGGGAGGGTTCCCGCCTGCACCTGTGCGCAGAGACCCGGGATGATGCCAT AGCATGGAAGACAGCCCTGATGGAGGCAAACTCCACCCCG GCCCCAGCTGGAGCCACCGTCCCACCCAGGAGCCGTCGGGTTTGCCCTAAGGTCAGGTGTACGAGCCTCTCATGGAAGCCCTGTAAGGTTGAGAGGCGGATCTGGGTAAGTGTGAGCTcagcccttcctgcctcctttctgGCCATCAGGATGAGCCTCCAAAGCCTCCTGTCCCATTCCTTCTGTGTTCGTGGACTTCAATGGCTCTCCTTTCCTCACTGGACCACAGCCCATGAAATCTGGCTAGACTTGCTTGTCACGTCACCCCTGTGCTCAATGttccctctgctgctgctgctctggttCTCGCTTCATCCTGCTGATTCTCATGCAGTCTCTCCATTCACCTGGCCAGCTGATCCTCATCCCTAA